A window from Thermoanaerobaculales bacterium encodes these proteins:
- a CDS encoding diguanylate cyclase yields the protein MSRPSIRCRVLFATVVPVLIAGAAGAAALLWLERVPLAGKAVVAVAIVAAAAVVAGLLALLAARATLGALDELADTVARLGRGELEARYPMRGPGEVDRLGHHINLMADQLEAARSELDREKADLRKRVTGQTRDLQQANRLLMDIANRDVLTGLANRRRLELELERHITLSKRTGVALAVVMIDLDKFKQYNDAAGHLAGDTLLQAVASTLRTRARATDLAVRWGGDEFCILVPGTGPEGALTAAEGFVRAIREAAAELQLPDSDVVVGASAGVACYPGDGEDGTELIARADEALYQVKATGRGRVLRLPRI from the coding sequence ATGAGTCGACCCTCGATCCGCTGTCGAGTCCTGTTCGCGACGGTCGTGCCGGTACTGATTGCCGGGGCGGCCGGCGCCGCGGCCTTGCTCTGGCTGGAGCGGGTGCCGCTGGCCGGCAAGGCGGTGGTGGCCGTCGCGATCGTGGCTGCAGCCGCCGTGGTCGCGGGGCTGCTCGCTTTGCTCGCGGCCCGCGCGACCCTGGGAGCGCTCGACGAGCTCGCGGACACGGTGGCGCGGCTCGGGCGCGGCGAGCTCGAGGCCCGCTACCCGATGCGCGGGCCGGGCGAGGTGGACCGGCTCGGTCATCACATCAACCTGATGGCCGACCAGCTCGAGGCAGCCCGCAGCGAGCTCGATCGCGAGAAGGCGGACCTCCGGAAGCGGGTGACCGGTCAGACCCGCGACCTGCAGCAGGCCAACCGGCTGCTGATGGACATCGCCAACCGGGACGTCCTGACCGGGCTGGCGAACCGCCGGCGGCTGGAGCTCGAGCTCGAGCGCCACATCACCCTGTCGAAGCGCACCGGAGTCGCGCTTGCCGTGGTCATGATCGACCTCGACAAGTTCAAGCAGTACAACGACGCCGCCGGCCATCTTGCCGGCGACACCCTGCTCCAGGCCGTTGCCTCGACACTGCGCACGCGGGCGCGCGCCACCGATCTCGCAGTGCGGTGGGGCGGTGACGAGTTCTGCATCCTGGTGCCGGGGACCGGACCGGAGGGAGCGCTGACTGCGGCCGAAGGCTTCGTGCGGGCGATCCGCGAGGCCGCAGCCGAGCTGCAGCTCCCCGACAGCGACGTGGTGGTGGGCGCGAGCGCCGGCGTTGCGTGCTACCCCGGCGACGGCGAGGACGGCACCGAGCTCATCGCGCGCGCCGACGAGGCCCTCTACCAGGTCAAGGCGACCGGCCGCGGCCGCGTGCTCCGCCTGCCCCGGATTTGA
- a CDS encoding DUF5916 domain-containing protein, with translation MAAVALPANGRESLPVAEPSVHPIPQIESSVVVDGELDEPAWRDAWSWELAFEVTPGENTPAPVRTEVLVMHDRTHLYVGFRAFDPDPSRIRARLSDRDEAWSDDWVGVVLDTFNDERRNYLLLVNPLGVQMDNIENESAEDTVWDGIWESAASIEEWGWSAEIAVPFSTLRFQRSDQPQVWGFDAIRGYSRDTFRQMGAFPRDRSNNCYLCQSLKITGFAGASPGRNLEVVPTLTASRTDVREELPDGPLLEGDLESELGITARWGVTPNLTLSGALNPDFSQVEADARQLDVNEPFALFYPEKRPFFMEGADYFGTPLEAVYTRMIRDPAWGLKLTGKEGPHTLGGYVVQDDVTNLIIPGSQGSSAASLDADNLSTVLRYEHDIGNRHTLGALVTDREGDDYFNRVAGVDGDFRLSDQDRVTLQLLGSSTRYPGDLAAEFEQPAGSFDDLAAELIYQHETRTVEWWAIYNDVGTDFRADLGFMPRVDYRSGELGAGYTWNATATSWYSQIDLMLELNRVEDQAGNMLDQEAEVELVLQGPLESVFLVEPSYRREGYGGAEFEMSGLELSLSLRPASDVEAWFVAAAGGQVDYANVQEGDAVNLELGLVYRLGRHLRLEIEDIHETMDVDQGWLYRANIAQLGATWQLDVRTFVRAILQHVAYDFNTALYQDGRSAETEELYAQLLFSYKVNPRTVVFVGCSEDEVGDAAYGLTPASRSLFVKLGYAWVP, from the coding sequence GTGGCGGCTGTAGCCCTCCCGGCAAACGGCCGCGAGAGCCTGCCCGTCGCCGAGCCGTCCGTCCATCCCATCCCACAGATCGAAAGCTCAGTCGTGGTCGACGGCGAGCTGGACGAGCCGGCCTGGCGTGACGCCTGGAGCTGGGAGCTCGCCTTCGAGGTGACACCGGGTGAGAACACCCCGGCGCCGGTGAGGACCGAAGTGCTGGTGATGCACGACCGCACCCACCTCTACGTCGGCTTCCGGGCCTTCGACCCCGACCCGTCAAGGATCCGCGCCCGCCTCAGCGACCGCGACGAGGCCTGGTCCGACGACTGGGTCGGGGTGGTGCTCGACACCTTCAACGACGAGCGGCGCAACTACCTGCTCCTGGTCAACCCGCTCGGCGTGCAGATGGACAACATCGAGAACGAGTCCGCCGAGGACACGGTGTGGGACGGGATCTGGGAGTCGGCGGCCTCGATCGAGGAGTGGGGATGGTCCGCCGAGATCGCGGTTCCCTTCTCGACGCTGCGTTTCCAGCGAAGCGACCAGCCGCAGGTGTGGGGCTTCGACGCCATCCGCGGTTACTCGCGGGACACCTTCCGCCAGATGGGCGCCTTCCCCAGGGACCGCAGCAACAACTGCTACCTCTGCCAGTCACTCAAGATCACGGGCTTCGCGGGGGCCTCTCCCGGCCGCAACTTGGAGGTGGTGCCGACCCTGACCGCCTCGCGCACCGACGTCCGGGAGGAGCTCCCGGACGGGCCTCTCCTGGAGGGAGACCTCGAGAGCGAGCTCGGGATCACCGCGCGCTGGGGGGTGACCCCGAACCTGACCCTGAGCGGGGCTCTCAACCCCGACTTCTCGCAGGTCGAGGCCGACGCGCGGCAGCTCGACGTCAACGAGCCGTTCGCCCTCTTCTACCCGGAGAAGCGGCCGTTCTTCATGGAGGGGGCGGACTACTTCGGCACGCCGCTCGAGGCGGTGTACACGCGGATGATCCGCGATCCGGCGTGGGGGCTAAAGCTGACCGGCAAGGAAGGGCCCCACACCCTCGGCGGCTACGTCGTCCAGGACGACGTCACCAACCTCATCATCCCAGGCAGCCAAGGCTCGAGCGCCGCGTCGCTCGACGCCGACAACCTCTCGACGGTGCTGCGCTACGAGCACGACATCGGCAACCGGCACACCCTGGGAGCACTCGTCACGGACCGCGAGGGCGACGACTACTTCAACCGGGTTGCCGGCGTCGACGGCGACTTCCGGCTCTCCGATCAGGACCGGGTCACGCTGCAGCTGCTCGGGTCGTCGACCCGCTATCCCGGCGACCTCGCCGCCGAGTTCGAGCAGCCGGCCGGCAGCTTCGACGACCTCGCCGCCGAGCTCATCTACCAGCACGAGACGAGGACCGTCGAGTGGTGGGCCATCTACAACGATGTCGGCACCGACTTCCGCGCCGACCTCGGGTTCATGCCGCGGGTCGACTACCGGTCGGGCGAGCTCGGCGCCGGCTACACCTGGAATGCCACCGCCACCAGCTGGTACTCGCAGATCGACCTCATGCTCGAGCTGAACCGCGTCGAGGACCAGGCCGGCAACATGCTGGACCAGGAGGCGGAGGTGGAGCTCGTGCTCCAGGGCCCGCTCGAGTCAGTCTTCCTCGTGGAGCCCAGCTATCGCCGCGAGGGGTACGGCGGCGCGGAGTTCGAGATGAGCGGGCTGGAGCTCTCGCTCAGCCTGAGGCCGGCCAGCGACGTCGAGGCCTGGTTCGTCGCCGCGGCCGGTGGCCAGGTCGACTACGCCAACGTCCAGGAGGGAGACGCCGTCAACCTCGAGCTGGGCCTGGTGTACCGGCTGGGCCGTCATCTCCGCCTCGAGATCGAGGACATCCACGAGACAATGGACGTGGACCAGGGCTGGCTGTACCGGGCCAACATCGCCCAGCTCGGTGCCACCTGGCAGCTCGACGTGCGGACCTTCGTTCGCGCCATCCTCCAGCACGTCGCCTACGACTTCAACACCGCGCTCTACCAGGACGGCCGCAGCGCGGAGACCGAGGAGCTGTACGCGCAGCTCCTGTTCTCGTACAAGGTCAACCCGCGAACTGTCGTCTTCGTCGGTTGCTCGGAGGACGAGGTCGGCGACGCCGCGTATGGCCTCACCCCGGCGAGCCGCAGCCTGTTCGTCAAGCTCGGCTACGCCTGGGTCCCCTGA